The genomic window TATGGCCACAGTACCTTCGCTCAAGGTCAAAATGGAAATGGAGCTGAGGAGTGGTTTATCGTAGAAAAAGACGGCTCTGCTCTATCAATTGGATTTGGCGAACGAGGCTATAACGATTTAGCTACTGGGGGACCTGTTAAGTAGCAGATAGAAGACATTTATTGAAAAATAAGAGAAAAGCACCGGGGTTAACTGGTGCTTTTCTTTTAAAAACAGAGTGTGTAGATAAAATAATTAATTTTGGATTCAACAGAATAAAAACTAAAATAAAACATAAGGATTTAATGAAAAATATTTTCAAGTGATGTTTATTATCGAACAATCCGGGTATCAATAAATAGATTTAAACGGTCCCCACATGGGTGGGGGTGAAATTTAATAATAGTGCACTACACAGACCAAAGGAGGAAAAGAAAATGAAAAAAGCATTAATCATTCTGTTAGTGGTAGTAATGGTAGTAACCTCAGCCAGTATGGTATTTGCCGGTAGACCGGACTTTGCCGGCCCACCAGCCAATGGCCCTGGACAAGCACTCCCCCCTGGAGGAGACTCCATCGCAGCCATCGCTATTGGTGCAGGATTTAGCGAACTTGTGGGTGCTTTGGTATACGTCGATGGTGAGCTGGGTACGGACTTGGTAGGACTCTTTAGTGAAGGTACTGAACAATACACGGTTTTTGCACCTACTAACGAAGCCTTTGAAGCTCTGTACGAAGAGTTCGACGTTGAAGGTATTGAAGAGCTTGGTGGAGCCTTGGGTGCAGAATTGATACGAGACGTATTGTTCTATCATGTTGCTGAAGGCCGACGGGCCGCAAACAGTGTGGTACCTCGGGTTCGAGATCGATCCATCATCACATTACAGGGTGCAAGCTTTTCAGTCAGTAATGGTGGAATAATAACCGACCTAGCCGGACAGGAAGCAGAAATCGTGGCTCCGAACATCTCCGCAAGCAACGGGATCATCCACGTGATCGATACCGTGCTTCTGCCCCTTCCCTAGTTGAAACAGTAAAATACATTCATTCGTCTATCGGATGAAATCAGAGTTACAAGATTTAATTTGCCTGCATTATTTACATCCCAATAACATCCGAATAGCAGTAAAGTAAGAAAAGGCCCTTAGGAATTTCCTAAAGGGCCTTTCTTGCAATCTTCAAAATCTCCTCCGGCCGGTCCACCACAAAGTCCGCCCCGCTGTCTCGAAGCTCCGCGGCTCCCCGAAAGCCCCAGGAAACGCCGATGCTTTTCACCCCCGCATTTTTTGCCACTTCCATATCCACGTCGGAGTCCCCAACATAAAGCACCTCTTCCTTTTTAAGATTCCACTGTTTCATCAGTGAAAGTAGGGCCGTGGGGTCCGGCTTTAAGGGATAAACTTCCGGGTCGTAGCCTTGAACTGCTTTAAAATCCCAGTCGCTTAAAAAGTATTCCACGGTGGTCAGGGCAAATTCCTGGGGTTTGTTGGTAAGGATCCCGAGAAGGTAGCCTTCCTCTTCCAGGGTGGTGAGTAGTTCTTTGATGCCGGGGTACAGTCGGGATTTATTCTTCCAGTGATGCTGAAAAGATTCCTTCATTTCCTGAACCATGGACTGAACCGTGTTCTCATCAAAGTTTTCCCCTTGGGGCAGGGCCCGGCGAACAAGATTTGGCATGCCGTCCCCGACAAAAATTCGGTACCGGGAAATTTCATGGGTGGGGTAGCCGTGGTTTTCCAGGACCCGGTTCATGGCGTCTCCGAGATCTTCCAGGGTATCCAGTAAGGTGCCGTCTAAATCGAAAAAAATCGCTTTAATCATTTCATTCCCTCCAAGTTCCTAGTAATAACCGTATTATAACACAGATTTTATCAAAGGAAATAAAGGAAAAAAGAGGGTGAATATCGAATAAGTATAGGGTATAGATAAGAGAGAGGGTTTTTAGGAAGAAAAATCAATAAAACGCCAAAACCCGGGACACAGTTTAAATAAAGGAGAAGATGCTATGCCCACCAACCGTAAAAAAACCATGGAGTTTCAGGGAAACTTATCAAAACGCAATTATTTCGAGGGATGGTACTACAAACAGGTAAGCCAGCATGGAAAGATCACCCTGTCCCTGATTCCCGGCATCAGCTTGTTTGACCGGGATAAACACAGTTTTATTCAATACATCCTGTCCTATACCAACGAACAGGGGGAAAAAGAGCTCCTGAACGGGTACGTCCGTTATCCCGTGGAATCCTTTACTTACCAGAAGGAACCCTTTAAGGTGCAGGTGGGAAAATCGATTTTCACCGAGAAAAAAATCTTTCTGGACCTACAGGACCGGGACCGGGTGTTTCGTGGAACCCTGGAAATCCATCCCTTTACACCGATTCATAGAAGTCTGTTTTCCCCCACGATTATGGGGCCCTTTGCCTATCTTCCCGGGATGGAATGCAATCACGGGGTAATCAGTATGAATCATGACATCATGGGGACGATCCAGATGAATGATCAGAGCTTAAAGTTTAACTACGGTCGGGGGTACATCGAAAAGGACTGGGGCAGTTCCTTTCCCGAGGAGTATATCTGGATGCAGTGCAATACCTTTCAGACCCCGGAGACATCCCTGTTTTTCTCCATTGCCCACATCCCTTTTCTCGGCCGTTCCTTTCAAGGACATATCGGCAATCTGCTGTTGAAAAAAAAGCAGTACCGTTTTGCCACCTACAACGGCACGAAGGTTACAGAGCTGCAACGAAAAGGTAAGGAAATCTTCTTTGTGGCGGAAAACAAAGAGGCAACACTAAGGGTTACCGCCCGGCCGGATCAGGAAAGGGAATTGATTGCCCCGTTAAAGGGGAAAATGGAGCGGGTGATCAAGGAAGGGGTTACCGGCACTGTGGCCTTTGAGCTGTTGGATAAGACCACCAATGAGACCTACAGGGACCAGGGAAGGGCAGTAGGCATTGAGGTGGCGGTCGGGGAGAATCGGAGGGTTAAAAAGCTGAATATCCGGGACGTCACCGATGAGGAGAAAGAACCTTTGGAAGAGGAAAAGATAAGGACGGATGAAAACCTGGAAATGTAAAAGGAGGATACGGATATGACATTAAAAGGAAAAGTAGTAATCGCCCAGGGCGGCGGACCCACGGCGGTAATCAATCAATCTTTGGTGGGGGTTGCCTTAGAATCCCGGAAGTTCAGTCAAGTGGACCGGGTATACGGTGCGGTTAAGGGGGTTCGGGGAATCATTGAGGAGGACTTTTTAGATCTCAGCCAGGAAACCACCCATAACCTGGAAAGTGTGGCCCGAACCCCGGCATCGGCCCTGCTTTCCACCCGGGATAAACCCGACGAGAAGTACTGCGAAGAGATTTTTCATGTACTAAAGGCCCATGATGTGCGGTATTTTTTCTACATCGGAGGCAACGACTCCGCCTCCACAGTGCATATTGTCAACGAGAATGCTAAAAAGTCCGATTATGAATTCCGGGCCATTCATATTCCCAAAACCATTGACAACGATCTTTTAGTCAACGACCATACCCCGGGGTACGGCTCCGCGGCGAAATTTGTATCCCAGGCCTTTACCGGGGTGGACCTGGACAACCGGGCCCTGCCCGGAGTATATATCGGCGTGGTGATGGGAAGGGATGCGGGTTTTTTAACCGCGGCCTCCTCCATTGCCCAAAAGTACTATGACGACGGTCCCCATCTGATTTACCTTCCTGAGCGGCCTTTTTCCAAGGAAAAGTTTTTACGGGAGGTAAAAGAAGTCTATGATAAATGGGGCAGATGTGTGGTGGCGGTGTCGGAAGGCATCAAAAATGAAGCGGGAGAGCCCGTAGCCAAGGAACTGATTCAGCGGGCGGAATACGATGCCCACGGAAACATTCTTCTCTCCTCTTCCGGTGCATTAGGAGAAAATCTGGTGAACTATGTGAAGGAAAACTTAAACATCAAGCGGGTCCGTTCCGATACCTTCGGTTATTTACAGCGGTCCTTCATGGGCTGCGTGTCGGAGGTGGATCAGCACGAAGCCCGGGAGGTGGGAGAAAAAGCGGCCCAGTTCGCCCTGTGGCATAATCAGGACGGTTCCGTGACCATCCACCGTACCGGAGACTACTCCGTGGATTATCAGCTGACGGCCCTGGAAAAAGTGGCGAAACATACGAAGTCCATGCCGGATCATTTCATCAATAAGGGGGGCAATCATATCACCGAAGCCTTTCGAAAGTACCTTCGCCCCTTAGTGGGGGAGGAACGATTCTTTGCCCATCATCTTCGGGCTCCTCAGGTGGAGAAAATTTTAAAAAACCGGTAAAACCTTTTGTTTTTTATCCGGAAAACCGATATACTGATACACTGGAAAATAAAAAACTATGAAAACCGTAAAAGGTGATTTTTAGGAGGACATCATTATGGAAAGAATTATCGGAACCGTAACCAGAGGACTGAGAACCCCGATTATCAATCAAGGGGATGATTTGGGAAAAATTGCGGCGGATACCGTACTCAAGGCATCGAAACAGGAAGGCTATGAAGTTCGGGACAAGGATGTGGTGGCCATCACCGAATCCGTGGTGGCCCGGGCCCAAGGGAACTACGCTACGGTGGAGGCCATCGGAAAGGACGTGGCGGAGAAATTCCAGGAAGGAACCGTGGGGGTGATTTTCCCGATATTAAGCCGAAACCGCTTTGCCATTAACCTGAAGGGGATTGCCAAGGGAGCAAAGAAAGTGGTGCTGATGCTGAGCTACCCTTCCGATGAAGTGGGGAATCACTTAATGGATCTGGATATTTTAGATGCCAAGGGGGTCAATCCCTGGACCGATGTTTTGACGGAAAAAGAGTTTCGGGAGCTCTTCGGCTACAACAAACACACCTTCACCGGGGTGGATTATGTGGCGTATTACAAATCCATAGTGGAGGCCTACGGCATTCCCTGTGAAGTGATCTTTTCCAACAACCCGGTAACCATTCTGGAGCATACGAAAAACGTGTTAACCTGTGATATTCACACCCGGGCAAGAACCAAAAGAATTTTAAAGAGGAAAGGGGCCGAAAAGGTATACGGCTTAGACGATATACTGACCCGGTCCATCGATGGCAACGGCTACAATGAAGAATTCGGACTCCTAGGCTCCAACAAAGCCACCGAGGAGAAAGTAAAACTCTTTCCCCGGGACGGACAAAGCCTGGTGGATAGCATCCAGGAAGACCTGTTATCTAAGACCGGAAAGACGTTGGAAGTGTTAATTTACGGTGACGGCGCCTTTAAGGATCCCGTGGGGAAAATCTGGGAGCTGGCGGATCCCGTGGTGTCCCCGGCCTATACCAAAGGCCTGGAAGGAACCCCCAATGAACTGAAGATTAAATATCTGGCGGACAACAACTTCGCCGACCTGTCGGGAGAAGTGTTGAAACAGGCGATTTCCAAGCATATTGAAAACAAAGCCCCGGATTTAAAAGGGGCCATGGAGGCCCAGGGCACCACCCCAAGGCGACTGACGGACTTAATCGGCTCCTTGGCAGACCTTACTTCGGGTAGCGGAGATAAGGGGACCCCGGTGGTGTATATTCAGGGTTATTTCGACAACTATACCAAGTAAACGTCTTAACCTAGGAAGCAGTAGGAATCCTGTGGCAAATACCCTTCCCCGGGGAGGAAATCACAGAAGATATAGCAGATTGAAAGGATGATGATCATGAAGGAACCCATAGGTTTTGAAGACTTTATGAAAGTGGACATCCGGGTGGGGGAGGTCCTGGAGGCGAAAGTGTATCAGGAAGCCAGAAAGCCCGCCTATATCTTGGTGGTGGATTTCGGTGAGGAAATCGGAACCAAAAAATGCAGCGCCCAGATCACCGAGTGCTATGACTGTGAAGAACTTGTTGGCAAACAGGTACTGGGGGTAGTGAATTTCCCGCCGAAACAGATCGGAAAACTGTTGTCCGAAGCCCTCGTTCTGGGGGTTTACAGTGACCAGGGCGTGGTCCTGATCCGACCGGATCAAAAAGTGAAAAAAGGGGATAGACTGGGCTAACATAATAGTACCTGGTAGCCTTTGACCGAGAATCGGGCACAGGAAGGCTTCAGCGGCTCCTCTAAGGTAAGAGTGATAATGCTTACCTTGGAGGGGCTGTTTTATTTGACAGAAGACGAATAACCTGTTATTATTTATACCATACCCCCCCTGCCCTGCGGGGTAAACACAGATGGAGGTGTTCACTATGATTGGATTATATGCAGTTACTGCAATAGCATTTTTAATTTCCTTACTCATTGACCGAGAACGAACCATAAAAGCCGTAAAGATCGGCTGGAAGAAATTCACGAAGATTTTACCGGGATATTTAAAAATCCTGATGATTTTATCCGTGGTGTTGCTTGTGCCCAACGAAATTATAGCCCGGTACCTGGGGGAGAGTTCCTCTTATTTCGGCATTATTGTTGCCGGGATTTTCGGTTCCATAACCATGATGCCCGGATTTATTGCCTATCCCTTAGCCGGTGTGTTTTTGGACCAGGGGGTCAGTTACATGGTAATTGCCGCCTTTGTGACCACGTTGATGATGGTGGGGGTTGCCACCTATCCCGTGGAAAAGCAGTACTTCGGTAAACGGTCCACCATTATACGAAATGTAACAGCCTTTGGAATTGCCATGATCATCGCTCTTTCCATGGGACTGTTTTACGGGGAGTTGATATAAATGACAAAAGCAGTGAAGAACTATATCGGTTTTGGAATTTTTCTATTGATGATCGCCCTGTCCTATGCCACGAATTTTCAGATCGGCATGGATGTGGGAGACAACTTTTGGATTTTCGCCTGGGATATGCTGAGAATTCTGCCTCCGGCCTTCCTGTTAATCGGGATTTTTGAGGTATGGGCCAAGCGGGAGACCATTGAGAAGAGTTTTGGAGGGGTTTCGGGACCGAAGCGCTACATTTACGGAATTTTATTGGCGGCCACCACGGTGGGGGGAACCTTTGTAGCCTTTCCCGTAGCCAATTCCCTATACCATAAGGGGGCGGATTACAATTCAATTTTCACCTACGTCACCGCCGCCTCTTTGGTCATGATCCCCATGAGCATTATGGAGGCCTCCATATTGGGGATTCGCTTTACCCTGATTCGATTAGGAGTCTCCCTGCCCCTGGTAATTCTCAGTGCCGCTCTTTTGGGAGCCTATTTTAAAAAGAAAAAGTATCTACTGCCGGCCCAGGAATAACAAAGGAAGTAGGGACCTCGGATCCTCAGGGATTCGGGGTTTTTTTCAGGAGTTCCCCCTGAATGTCTTTCGAATACTCTAAAAACTTGTTATAATAAAGAGGCATATATTCGGTAGATTGAAAAAAGAAGAGGGGTAAGGCCTTGAGGCGTAATATTACGATACAGAATACCCGGGAAAAAACCATGAAAATGATTTGGCTGTTGGCCTATCCCATTATGATTGGGCAACTACTACATACCTTTATGATGCTGGTGGATATCTGGTTTGTATCAGAGCTTTTGGGAGAAACCGTCACCGCGGCGGTGGGCGCCAGTACCGCTTTAATGGGAGTGGTTCGGGTGCTGCCCTTCTTACTATCCACCGGGGCCATTGCCTTGGTTTCTCAGTATACCGGATCGGAAAGCCCCAAGGACGTTAAGGATGTGGCCAAAAATGCCCTGTTTTTATCGGGGGTTATCGGCATTGTGGCGGGAATCCTGTTATACCAAAATATTGAAGGGGTTCTTCGGATTTTCGGAGACAGTTCGCCTGCAGTCCTGGAGGAAGCGGTGAAATACTTGCGACTGGCCTTTATTTCCATCCCCTTTATCTTTTTCAATGTCACCGCCAAGGCCATTTCCGAAGCCACCGGAGATACGAAAAATCCCGTAATCATTTTTTTGATCATGAACGGGATGAATATTTTTTTGGACTACGTATTTATCGTGGAGTTGAATTTCGGCATCGAGGGGGCCTCTCTGGCCACATTGCTCTCGGAGATCCTGGGGCTGGTTTTAATGACGGCACTGATCGGAAGAAAGGTCCTGCCCTTTAGAGAACTTTTTGCCAGGGGACAGGGGCTTCGGGTGAAAACCTGGGGGGCCATTCTGAAAATCGGCCGGTACTCCATGGTACAAATGATGGTGCGACCGATTACGGGACTGATTATGATGCGCATTGTCCTGGGCCTGGGGGAAACCCCGGCGGCGGCTTTTTCCATCGGAGGAAGACTTTTTGAATTTATTTTTATCTTTTTAAAGGGACTGCAAATTGCGGTCTCCGTATTGGTGGGCCAATCCCTTGGGAGAGGGGATCGAAAAAAAGCCTTTGAAATCGTACGAAAGGGGCTCACCTTGGCTATGATCAATATGGGGGTATTCTTTTTACTCTATGTGGTCCTGGGTCGCTACCTGATGATGATTTTTACCTCCAGTGAGGAACTGATTCAAATCGGGGTGTACTATCTTCGGATTTGCTACCTGGGCGTGATCTTCGTGGTCTTTCCCATTGTCTTAGGGGGAGCCTTTACCGGAGCCGGGGATACCATGCCCCCGATGGTCAGCGCCATTATGGGAAATGTATTGGTAAAAATCCCCTTGGCGGTTTATCTGGGGAATTACACCCCCCTGGAAGAAATCGGGGTTTGGATTGCCATCGCCCTGTCCGTGGTCGTGGAGGCGGCGGTCATCGGCCGGTGGTTTAAGCGGCGAGGCTTAAGTGGGGTGATCAAAGGAAATATCGGGAAAGAAGCATTAACCAATGAAGGGTGAGGAGAGTGGAAAATGGTAGAATCAACGGAGTTTTATAAGATTCAGGGAATGCTGGAAAAATACAAAATGGAAAACATCAACGTCATCGGCAGAATTCGAAACAGTGAGGACAAAACCCTTTTCATCGA from Isachenkonia alkalipeptolytica includes these protein-coding regions:
- a CDS encoding permease, which produces MTKAVKNYIGFGIFLLMIALSYATNFQIGMDVGDNFWIFAWDMLRILPPAFLLIGIFEVWAKRETIEKSFGGVSGPKRYIYGILLAATTVGGTFVAFPVANSLYHKGADYNSIFTYVTAASLVMIPMSIMEASILGIRFTLIRLGVSLPLVILSAALLGAYFKKKKYLLPAQE
- a CDS encoding tRNA-binding protein; this translates as MKEPIGFEDFMKVDIRVGEVLEAKVYQEARKPAYILVVDFGEEIGTKKCSAQITECYDCEELVGKQVLGVVNFPPKQIGKLLSEALVLGVYSDQGVVLIRPDQKVKKGDRLG
- a CDS encoding HAD family hydrolase, with translation MIKAIFFDLDGTLLDTLEDLGDAMNRVLENHGYPTHEISRYRIFVGDGMPNLVRRALPQGENFDENTVQSMVQEMKESFQHHWKNKSRLYPGIKELLTTLEEEGYLLGILTNKPQEFALTTVEYFLSDWDFKAVQGYDPEVYPLKPDPTALLSLMKQWNLKKEEVLYVGDSDVDMEVAKNAGVKSIGVSWGFRGAAELRDSGADFVVDRPEEILKIARKAL
- a CDS encoding 6-phosphofructokinase, whose protein sequence is MTLKGKVVIAQGGGPTAVINQSLVGVALESRKFSQVDRVYGAVKGVRGIIEEDFLDLSQETTHNLESVARTPASALLSTRDKPDEKYCEEIFHVLKAHDVRYFFYIGGNDSASTVHIVNENAKKSDYEFRAIHIPKTIDNDLLVNDHTPGYGSAAKFVSQAFTGVDLDNRALPGVYIGVVMGRDAGFLTAASSIAQKYYDDGPHLIYLPERPFSKEKFLREVKEVYDKWGRCVVAVSEGIKNEAGEPVAKELIQRAEYDAHGNILLSSSGALGENLVNYVKENLNIKRVRSDTFGYLQRSFMGCVSEVDQHEAREVGEKAAQFALWHNQDGSVTIHRTGDYSVDYQLTALEKVAKHTKSMPDHFINKGGNHITEAFRKYLRPLVGEERFFAHHLRAPQVEKILKNR
- a CDS encoding fasciclin domain-containing protein yields the protein MKFNNSALHRPKEEKKMKKALIILLVVVMVVTSASMVFAGRPDFAGPPANGPGQALPPGGDSIAAIAIGAGFSELVGALVYVDGELGTDLVGLFSEGTEQYTVFAPTNEAFEALYEEFDVEGIEELGGALGAELIRDVLFYHVAEGRRAANSVVPRVRDRSIITLQGASFSVSNGGIITDLAGQEAEIVAPNISASNGIIHVIDTVLLPLP
- a CDS encoding MATE family efflux transporter, giving the protein MRRNITIQNTREKTMKMIWLLAYPIMIGQLLHTFMMLVDIWFVSELLGETVTAAVGASTALMGVVRVLPFLLSTGAIALVSQYTGSESPKDVKDVAKNALFLSGVIGIVAGILLYQNIEGVLRIFGDSSPAVLEEAVKYLRLAFISIPFIFFNVTAKAISEATGDTKNPVIIFLIMNGMNIFLDYVFIVELNFGIEGASLATLLSEILGLVLMTALIGRKVLPFRELFARGQGLRVKTWGAILKIGRYSMVQMMVRPITGLIMMRIVLGLGETPAAAFSIGGRLFEFIFIFLKGLQIAVSVLVGQSLGRGDRKKAFEIVRKGLTLAMINMGVFFLLYVVLGRYLMMIFTSSEELIQIGVYYLRICYLGVIFVVFPIVLGGAFTGAGDTMPPMVSAIMGNVLVKIPLAVYLGNYTPLEEIGVWIAIALSVVVEAAVIGRWFKRRGLSGVIKGNIGKEALTNEG
- a CDS encoding coenzyme F420-0:L-glutamate ligase, with the translated sequence MERIIGTVTRGLRTPIINQGDDLGKIAADTVLKASKQEGYEVRDKDVVAITESVVARAQGNYATVEAIGKDVAEKFQEGTVGVIFPILSRNRFAINLKGIAKGAKKVVLMLSYPSDEVGNHLMDLDILDAKGVNPWTDVLTEKEFRELFGYNKHTFTGVDYVAYYKSIVEAYGIPCEVIFSNNPVTILEHTKNVLTCDIHTRARTKRILKRKGAEKVYGLDDILTRSIDGNGYNEEFGLLGSNKATEEKVKLFPRDGQSLVDSIQEDLLSKTGKTLEVLIYGDGAFKDPVGKIWELADPVVSPAYTKGLEGTPNELKIKYLADNNFADLSGEVLKQAISKHIENKAPDLKGAMEAQGTTPRRLTDLIGSLADLTSGSGDKGTPVVYIQGYFDNYTK
- a CDS encoding tocopherol cyclase family protein, with protein sequence MPTNRKKTMEFQGNLSKRNYFEGWYYKQVSQHGKITLSLIPGISLFDRDKHSFIQYILSYTNEQGEKELLNGYVRYPVESFTYQKEPFKVQVGKSIFTEKKIFLDLQDRDRVFRGTLEIHPFTPIHRSLFSPTIMGPFAYLPGMECNHGVISMNHDIMGTIQMNDQSLKFNYGRGYIEKDWGSSFPEEYIWMQCNTFQTPETSLFFSIAHIPFLGRSFQGHIGNLLLKKKQYRFATYNGTKVTELQRKGKEIFFVAENKEATLRVTARPDQERELIAPLKGKMERVIKEGVTGTVAFELLDKTTNETYRDQGRAVGIEVAVGENRRVKKLNIRDVTDEEKEPLEEEKIRTDENLEM